The Toxotes jaculatrix isolate fToxJac2 chromosome 21, fToxJac2.pri, whole genome shotgun sequence genome includes a region encoding these proteins:
- the LOC121201150 gene encoding transient receptor potential cation channel subfamily M member 4-like, with product MRDTEGGGGGGGGTKISKSEKDQSWIPKIIKKRVCTTFVEDSFSNGAFCQCGGARDAHASVALGDYFSSAIVNHWDSAQHSSESPTDAFGELQFAGASKRHSYFLRLSWDTPPSMVYTLMTAHWGLPAPNLVVSVVGGEGRTKVKTWVREVLRQGLVKASQSTGAWILTAGLREGVGRCVGEAVRDHATAASSVSLSKVVALGIAPWGLVHNRQQLVNPQGSFPAKYYVQNASRDSCCLDHNYQAFLLVDDGSVGRRGGDTGFRAKLEDYISHQRTGIWGSGSIDIPVLCMLISGEASMLERVDLSLKNSMPWLVLAGSGGMADFLTDVLENLSSAPGAQSSSEGDGEAGPSVDLKDRVAERVKKYFPSEAETDKLVERALSIYQNRDFITIYHGEQEGPNDFDTVLLKALVGASKHRASVDASPYSEELKLAVTWNRVDIAKSELFNGDIQWRHEDLEDSMTDALVNDKPQFVRLFIENGLNILEYLTYSRLESLYRSAADGTLLYQLLQHHLTERLGTTAPVSTLSREQGSPSKMAAEKIQSGPVTEISLFEVSRVLELLMGDVCKPFYYDALGLEQMTSKRRALRRASKLLRGDCLYRERRCLFPWASLFIWAVLQNRSKMATFFWEMAGESVLSALSGCKILRELSKLEMETETKLSMKELAQKFENLANDIFSCCYRSIESRSFTLLIRESPVWGGTTCLQMGMSADARLFFSNDGVQSLLSQIWWGDMKRNTEVWKLLLTFFCPVLCYTNFISFRKREDQQQEEEKPNEDGLGRDNDSLYGTTIFSFSDIKHIEADSQEATTPRTVTIKGIPRTHRPPKRPFIVSRWRQFWFAPVTSFLGNVLMYFLFLLLFAYVLLVDFMPPPPSGPAITEYVLYFWVFTIVCEEIRETFFLGTMTCRQRVRVYIQDVWNKCDLIAITLFIIGLICRMFHWSYEFGRNILCVDYMVFTLRLIHIFAIHKQLGPKIIIVGKMMKDVFFFLFFLGVWLMAYGVANQALIYSYDPRLDRIFRRVFYRPYLHIFGQIPVEEMDVGKEWDVACTDNVTLIQGGAEPCRILYSNWLVVILLVVYLLVTNILLINLLIAMFSYTFSEVQANSDIYWKFQRYNLIVQYHSRPSLAPPFIILSHLNLFIKRVIRKVPSIKIHHFVLQLKGKAANRLMTWEAIQKEDFLTAQNKIQKSSDSERLKRMSVKVDGVLKHLTESRDFDHRLRALENEMEYCSNALSWIVDTLAQGSNFKPPRPPPTLRDVVPSSSSST from the exons agTTGGATCCCCAAAATCATAAAGAAAAGAGTGTGCACCACCTTTGTAGAAGATTCTTTCAG CAATGGTGCGTTTTGCCAGTGTGGGGGTGCGAGAGATGCCCATGCGTCTGTGGCTCTCGGTGACTATTTCAGCTCTGCGATCGTCAACCACTGGGACAGCGCCCAGCACTCCTCTGAGTCCCCCACTGATGCCTTTGGAGAGCTGCAGTTTGCAGGAGCCAGCAAGAGGCATAGCTAT TTCCTGCGTCTGTCATGGGACACGCCTCCATCTATGGTCTACACTCTGATGACAGCCCATTGGGGCCTGCCTGCGCCCAATCTTGTAGTTTCTGTAGTGGGTGGAGAAGGAAGGACAAAGGTGAAGACCTGGGTACGGGAGGTCCTCAGGCAGGGACTGGTGAAAGCCTCACAGAGCACAG GAGCGTGGATCCTGACGGCAGGCTTGCGTGAAGGTGTGGGGAGATGTGTTGGAGAGGCAGTGAGGGATCATGCCACCGCAGCCTCCTCGGTCTCCCTCAGCAAGGTGGTGGCACTGGGCATCGCTCCCTGGGGCCTGGTGCACAACCGACAGCAGCTGGTCAACCCTCAG GGCAGCTTTCCTGCTAAGTACTATGTCCAGAATGCGAGCCGGGACTCCTGTTGCCTTGACCACAACTATCAGGCCTTTCTGCTGGTAGATGATGGGAGTGTGGGACGCAGAGGAGGGGATACAGGGTTCAGGGCCAAACTGGAGGACTACATCTCCCACCAGCGCACAGGCATCTGGG GCAGTGGCAGCATTGACATCCCTGTCCTTTGTATGCTGATATCTGGAGAAGCAAGTATGCTGGAG AGAGTGGATCTTTCTCTGAAAAACTCCATGCCCTGGCTGGTGCTGGCCGGCTCAGGGGGCATGGCTGACTTCTTGACTGATGTCTTGGAGAACCTGTCGTCGGCCCCGGGGGCCCAGTCTTCCAGCGAGGGTGATGGCGAGGCGGGTCCCAGTGTGGATCTGAAAGACAGAGTGGCAGAACGGGTTAAAAAGTACTTCCCTTCCGAAGCGGAGACGGACAAACTAGTTGAACGA GCTCTGAGTATCTACCAGAACAGAGATTTCATCACGATCTACCATGGAGAGCAGGAGGGCCCAAATGACTTTGATACTGTCCTGCTCAAAGCCTTAGTGGGAG CTAGCAAGCACCGTGCATCAGTCGATGCCAGCCCTTACAGTGAAGAACTGAAGCTAGCGGTCACATGGAACAGGGTCGACATCGCCAAGAGCGAACTCTTCAATGGTGACATCCAGTGGAgg CATGAAGACCTGGAAGACTCAATGACAGATGCCCTGGTCAACGACAAGCCTCAGTTTGTGCGTCTTTTCATTGAGAATGGCCTCAACATCCTGGAATACCTGACTTATAGCAGGTTGGAAAGCCTCTACCGCTCTGCTGCTGATGGGACACTTCTTTACCAGCTGCTCCAGCACCACCTCACGGAGCGGCTTGGAACTACAGCACCTGTTTCTACACTGTCCAGAGAGCAGGGCTCTCCTTCCAAAATGGCAGCAGAGAAGATACAGAGTGGGCCAGTGACGGAGATCAGCCTTTTTGAG gTGTCGAGGGTCCTGGAACTGTTAATGGGTGACGTCTGCAAGCCGTTCTACTACGATGCTTTGGGATTAGAACAGATGACATCCAAGAGGAGGGCTCTTAGG CGTGCCAGTAAGCTGCTGCGTGGAGACTGCTTGTATCGAGAGAGACGCTGTCTGTTTCCCTGGGCCTCGCTCTTCATCTGGGCTGTCCTGCAGAACCGCAGCAAGATGGCCACTTTCTTCTGGGAGATG GCAGGGGAGTCAGTGCTGAGTGCTCTGAGCGGTTGTAAGATCCTGAGAGAACTGTCCAAGctggagatggagacagagaccaAACTGTCCATGAAAGAACTGGCCCAGAAATTTGAGAATCTGGCAAATG ACATTTTCAGTTGTTGCTATCGGAGCATTGAGAGTCGCTCTTTCACCCTGCTGATTAGGGAGTCTCCAGTCTGGGGTGGTACGACCTGCCTCCAGATGGGCATGAGCGCCGACGCACGACTTTTCTTCAGCAATGACGGAGTACAG TCTCTGTTGTCCCAGATCTGGTGGGGTGACATGAAGAGGAACACGGAGGTGTGGAAGCTCCTGCTCACCTTCTTCTGCCCTGTCCTCTGCTACACCAACTTTATCTCCTTCAG GAAACGTGAGGACCAGcagcaagaggaggagaagccTAACGAGGACGGGCTGGGCCGTGACAACGACAGCCTTTATGGCACCaccatcttctctttctctgacatCAAGCACAT TGAAGCTGACTCGCAAGAAGCAACTACTCCCAGGACAGTAACCATCAAAG GGATACCTCGCACGCACAGACCACCAAAACGCCCATTCATAGTGTCAAGATGGCGTCAGTTCTGGTTTGCGCCTGTCACCTCATTTTTGGGCAACGTCCTGATgtacttcctcttcctcctgcttttTGCCTACGTGCTGTTGGTGGACTTTATGCCCCCTCCACCTTCGGGTCCCGCCATCACTGAGTATGTGCTGTACTTCTGGGTGTTCACCATTGTGTGTGAGGAGATCCGGGAG ACGTTCTTTTTGGGGACGATGACTTGCCGTCAGAGGGTCAGAGTCTACATTCAGGATGTGTGGAACAAGTGCGACCTCATTGCCATCACGCTGTTCATAATAGGACTAATCTGCAG GATGTTCCACTGGTCGTATGAATTTGGCCGGAACATCCTGTGTGTGGACTACATGGTCTTCACCCTCCGCCTCATTCACATCTTTGCCATTCACAAACAGCTGGGACCAAAAATCATCATTGTTGgcaagatg ATGAaggatgttttcttcttcctcttcttcctgggGGTGTGGCTCATGGCTTACGGAGTAGCCAACCAGGCTCTGATTTATTCCTACGACCCTCGCCTGGATCGCATCTTCCGCCGGGTTTTCTACAGGCCGTATTTGCACATTTTTGGACAGATCCCTGTGGAAGAGATGGATG TGGGGAAGGAGTGGGACGTGGCCTGCACAGACAACGTGACATTGATTCAGGGTGGTGCAGAGCCATGCCGAATTCTGTATAGTAACTGGCTGGTGGTAATCCTGCTGGTCGTTTATCTGCTGGTCACCAACATCCTGCTCATCAACCTCCTCATCGCCATGTTCAG CTACACCTTCTCTGAAGTGCAGGCGAACAGCGACATCTACTGGAAGTTCCAGCGCTACAACCTGATTGTTCAGTACCACTCCCGTCCTTCCCTGGCACCTCCTTTCATCATCCTCTCTCACCTCAATCTCTTCATCAAGAGGGTCATCCGCAAGGTGCCCTCGATCAagatccaccactttg TATTGCAGTTAAAGGGGAAGGCAGCTAACAGGCTAATGACATGGGAAGCCATTCAGAAGGAGGACTTCCTGACCGCACAGAACAAGATCCAGAAAAGCAGCGACTCCGAGAGGCTCAAACGGATGTCTGTCAA AGTGGATGGTGTGCTTAAACATCTGACTGAAAGCAGAGACTTTGACCACAGGCTGAGGGCTCTGGAGAATGAG atggAGTATTGCTCAAATGCCCTCAGCTGGATTGTGGATACGTTGGCACAAGGCAGCAATTTCAAACCTCCTCGGCCTCCGCCCACATTAAGAG ATGTGGTCCCTTCTTCTTCCAGTTCCACCTGA
- the LOC121201322 gene encoding receptor-type tyrosine-protein phosphatase gamma-like isoform X1 has protein sequence MYHHYLLLCLSLGTLVKYAAGNEWCYHGCEKSPDHWRDLPGSFCGGQRQSPINIATSHVQIDPNLLNFTFINFSSQHAFKTIVNNGHTVKLTLKENEVEVSGGGLNGTYSTIQFHFHWGDTEHHPGSEHMIDWDRYPMEMHIVSLKKGLNVEEATAESEGIAVLGFFINATEDDLSEPWRNLASYLTNVKDTEMTINHSISLDDLIGDVDRTKFYRYMGSLTTPSCNEAVVWTVFHEPISVPKSLIQQFPAKTEFANVYRPPQDLKDREVFASPGTPLSGPWCYDEHHCSYNPSQWGSLPHSHCSGEHQSPINIETQNVVMDEHLDALTFTKFDDKHAIKYITNTGHSVKCVLKEDMVEVSGGGLGHVYSTLQFHFHWGLQDSDGSEHTVDSKRYPMEIHIVSKRKDLPLDEAIRTSNGLAVLGFFIEAADSTKSSSSSSSSEHEVTNPTSSPTSDTGAWKKMTSYLSAIQNISSEVEFKGDFSIDDLLGNVNRAAYYRYNGSLTTPLCNEAVVWTVFKESIKVDQNLIMLFPTQAGYQKAFRATQPLHSRTVYSTMSAATAPGPIILFLLLGCLCASLFSLCL, from the exons ATGTATCACCACTACCTGCTCCTGTGCCTGAGTTTGGGCACTTTGGTGAAATATG ctgctggaaATGAATGGTGCTATCATGGCTGTG AAAAGTCCCCTGATCACTGGCGAGATCTCCCTGGTTCCTTCTGTGGAGGACAAAGGCAGTCCCCGATTAATATAGCCACCAGCCATGTACAGATCGACCCTAACCTGCTCAACTTTACCTTCATCAACTTCTCCTCTCAACACGCCTTCAAGACCATCGTAAACAATGGACATACAG TGAAATTGACGTTGAAGGAAAATGAAGTTGAAGTGAGCGGCGGTGGACTTAATGGAACTTATTCTACAATccagtttcactttcactggGGTGATACAGAACATCATCCAGGATCAGAGCACATGATTGATTGGGACAGATATCCAATGGAG ATGCACATTGTCAGTCTGAAGAAAGGTCTTAATGTGGAAGAGGCCACGGCCGAGTCAGAGGGAATTGCTGTTCTTGGGTTTTTCATAAAT GCAACAGAAGATGATTTGTCAGAACCATGGAGAAATCTCGCATCTTACCTGACAAATGTCAAAG ACACTGAGATGACTATAAACCATAGCATCTCTCTCGATGACCTGATTGGAGATGTCGACCGCACAAAGTTCTATCGGTACATGGGCTCCCTGACCACCCCCAGCTGCAACGAAGCAGTCGTGTGGACGGTCTTTCATGAGCCAATCAGTGTCCCCAAAAGTCTG ATTCAGCAGTTTCCCGCCAAAACAGAGTTCGCCAATGTTTATCGGCCACCACAAGATCTCAAAGATCGTGAAGTGTTTGCCTCCCCTGGAACTCCTCTCA GTGGTCCGTGGTGCTATGATGAACATCACTGCA GCTACAATCCGTCACAGTGGGGCTCTCTGCCTCACTCCCACTGCAGTGGTGAACACCAGTCACCCATCAACATCGAGACCCAGAATGTTGTCATGGACGAACACCTTGATGCCCTCACCTTCACAAAGTTTGACGACAAACATGCCATCAAGTACATCACCAACACAGGCCACTCAG TGAAGTGTGTACTGAAGGAGGATATGGTGGAGGTGTCAGGGGGAGGTCTGGGACACGTCTACTCAACCCTTCAGTTCCACTTTCACTGGGGTTTGCAAGACTCTGACGGCTCAGAGCACACAGTGGATTCAAAAAGATACCCAATGGAG ATCCATATAGTGAGTAAGAGGAAGGATTTACCTCTGGATGAAGCAATAAGGACTTCTAATGGTCTGGCAGTTCTGGGATTCTTTATTGAG GCTGCAGATTCaaccaaaagcagcagcagcagcagcagttcagaaCATGAAGTG ACAAATCCCACATCGAGTCCAACATCTGATACAGGAGCCTGGAAAAAAATGACCAGCTACCTCTCAGCTATTCAAAATATCA GCTCAGAAGTTGAATTCAAAGGCGACTTCTCCATTGACGACTTGCTTGGCAATGTGAACCGAGCTGCATACTACCGCTACAATGGCTCCTTAACCACCCCTTTGTGTAATGAAGCAGTGGTTTGGACAGTCTTTAAAGAATCTATCAAGGTGGACCAAAACCTG
- the LOC121201322 gene encoding receptor-type tyrosine-protein phosphatase gamma-like isoform X2: MYHHYLLLCLSLGTLVKYAAGNEWCYHGCEKSPDHWRDLPGSFCGGQRQSPINIATSHVQIDPNLLNFTFINFSSQHAFKTIVNNGHTVKLTLKENEVEVSGGGLNGTYSTIQFHFHWGDTEHHPGSEHMIDWDRYPMEMHIVSLKKGLNVEEATAESEGIAVLGFFINATEDDLSEPWRNLASYLTNVKDTEMTINHSISLDDLIGDVDRTKFYRYMGSLTTPSCNEAVVWTVFHEPISVPKSLIQQFPAKTEFANVYRPPQDLKDREVFASPGTPLSGPWCYDEHHCSYNPSQWGSLPHSHCSGEHQSPINIETQNVVMDEHLDALTFTKFDDKHAIKYITNTGHSVKCVLKEDMVEVSGGGLGHVYSTLQFHFHWGLQDSDGSEHTVDSKRYPMEIHIVSKRKDLPLDEAIRTSNGLAVLGFFIEAADSTKSSSSSSSSEHEVTNPTSSPTSDTGAWKKMTSYLSAIQNISSEVEFKGDFSIDDLLGNVNRAAYYRYNGSLTTPLCNEAVVWTVFKESIKVDQNLVRANGKLFHN; this comes from the exons ATGTATCACCACTACCTGCTCCTGTGCCTGAGTTTGGGCACTTTGGTGAAATATG ctgctggaaATGAATGGTGCTATCATGGCTGTG AAAAGTCCCCTGATCACTGGCGAGATCTCCCTGGTTCCTTCTGTGGAGGACAAAGGCAGTCCCCGATTAATATAGCCACCAGCCATGTACAGATCGACCCTAACCTGCTCAACTTTACCTTCATCAACTTCTCCTCTCAACACGCCTTCAAGACCATCGTAAACAATGGACATACAG TGAAATTGACGTTGAAGGAAAATGAAGTTGAAGTGAGCGGCGGTGGACTTAATGGAACTTATTCTACAATccagtttcactttcactggGGTGATACAGAACATCATCCAGGATCAGAGCACATGATTGATTGGGACAGATATCCAATGGAG ATGCACATTGTCAGTCTGAAGAAAGGTCTTAATGTGGAAGAGGCCACGGCCGAGTCAGAGGGAATTGCTGTTCTTGGGTTTTTCATAAAT GCAACAGAAGATGATTTGTCAGAACCATGGAGAAATCTCGCATCTTACCTGACAAATGTCAAAG ACACTGAGATGACTATAAACCATAGCATCTCTCTCGATGACCTGATTGGAGATGTCGACCGCACAAAGTTCTATCGGTACATGGGCTCCCTGACCACCCCCAGCTGCAACGAAGCAGTCGTGTGGACGGTCTTTCATGAGCCAATCAGTGTCCCCAAAAGTCTG ATTCAGCAGTTTCCCGCCAAAACAGAGTTCGCCAATGTTTATCGGCCACCACAAGATCTCAAAGATCGTGAAGTGTTTGCCTCCCCTGGAACTCCTCTCA GTGGTCCGTGGTGCTATGATGAACATCACTGCA GCTACAATCCGTCACAGTGGGGCTCTCTGCCTCACTCCCACTGCAGTGGTGAACACCAGTCACCCATCAACATCGAGACCCAGAATGTTGTCATGGACGAACACCTTGATGCCCTCACCTTCACAAAGTTTGACGACAAACATGCCATCAAGTACATCACCAACACAGGCCACTCAG TGAAGTGTGTACTGAAGGAGGATATGGTGGAGGTGTCAGGGGGAGGTCTGGGACACGTCTACTCAACCCTTCAGTTCCACTTTCACTGGGGTTTGCAAGACTCTGACGGCTCAGAGCACACAGTGGATTCAAAAAGATACCCAATGGAG ATCCATATAGTGAGTAAGAGGAAGGATTTACCTCTGGATGAAGCAATAAGGACTTCTAATGGTCTGGCAGTTCTGGGATTCTTTATTGAG GCTGCAGATTCaaccaaaagcagcagcagcagcagcagttcagaaCATGAAGTG ACAAATCCCACATCGAGTCCAACATCTGATACAGGAGCCTGGAAAAAAATGACCAGCTACCTCTCAGCTATTCAAAATATCA GCTCAGAAGTTGAATTCAAAGGCGACTTCTCCATTGACGACTTGCTTGGCAATGTGAACCGAGCTGCATACTACCGCTACAATGGCTCCTTAACCACCCCTTTGTGTAATGAAGCAGTGGTTTGGACAGTCTTTAAAGAATCTATCAAGGTGGACCAAAACCTGGTACGTGCTAATGGCAAGCTGTTTCATAACTAG
- the LOC121201568 gene encoding cilia- and flagella-associated protein 251 gives MARLRGWVVGLLLVLLCPSQVPLSGVVSAQDVAEAEADLHARSDEEAVAEEGETTEGNDGAGEEDEQVAGEGGEEESDEEDETDEQETEEEEEEEEEAGETEEEEETGEAEEEDENADEETVEEDEAGEAEEEADEEDEEEEEAEEGAAEEDEEEEEAEEEAAEEDEEEEEAEEDEEEEEAEEETAEEDEEEEEAEEEAAEEDEEEEEAEEEDEEAAEEEEKEEDADENEGEAAEEEEAGDAEDDSEEEDAAGAEDDDDESEAEENQDDASEEEASSDMLQFRSGSLCSVCSICEHCSNNCDKCPCEEGDESDHCEHCQGCSSCYLCPILCDTVCTPGGLVDEITGSLFQTVTSLL, from the exons ATGGCACGTTTGAGAGGCTGGGTTGTTGGGCTCCTGCTGGTGCTCCTGTGCCCATCCCAGGTACCACTTTCTGGGGTAGTGAGTGCCCAGGACGTGGCTGAAGCAGAGGCAGACCTCCATGCCAGAAGTGATGAGGAGGCTGTGGCGGAAGAGGGCGAAACCACTGAGGGCAATGATGGTGCTGGTGAGGAAGATGAACAGGTAGCaggggagggaggtgaggaagaatcagatgaggaggatgagacTGATGAAcaggagactgaggaggaggaggaggaagaggaggaggcaggagaaacagaggaggaagaggagacaggagaagcagaggaagaagatgagaaTGCTGATGAGGAAACTGTCGAGGAAGACGAGGCAGGAGAAGCGGAGGAAGAGgctgatgaggaggatgaagaggaagaggaggctgaggaaggggctgctgaggaggatgaggaagaagaggaagctgaggaagaggctgctgaggaggatgaagaggaagaggaggctgaggaggatgaggaagaagaggaggctgaggaagagactgctgaggaggatgaggaagaagaggaggctgaggaagaggctgctgaggaggatgaagaggaagaggaggctgaggaggaggatgaggaggcagcagaagaggaggagaaggaggaagatgcTGATGAGAATGAGGGGGAGgctgctgaggaagaggaggctggtGATGCTGAGGATGACTCTGAGGAAGAGGATGCAGCTGGGGCAGAGGACGATGACG ATGAATCTGAAGCAGAAGAGAACCAGGATGACGCAAGTGAAGAGGAGGCTTCCTCTGACATGCTGCAGTTCCGCTCTGGCTCTTTGTGCAGTGTTTGCTCCATCTGTGAG CACTGCTCTAACAACTGTGACAAGTGCCCCTGTGAAGAGGGAGATGAGTCAGATCACTGCGAGCACTGCCAA ggATGCTCGTCCTGCTACCTCTGCCCCATACTGTGTGACACAGTTTGTACACCAG gtggCCTTGTTGATGAGATAACTGGGTCCCTCTTTCA GACTGTCACCTCTCTACTCTGA